In a genomic window of Thiolapillus brandeum:
- a CDS encoding GtrA family protein, with the protein MLAVKYSFFAAISTIFNLLFQYLTLLSYSGSDAIYIAMFFGTLAGLVSKYILDKKYIFYHTCINKSDNAKKFVLYSFMGIFTTAIFWITELGCNAIVANPHAKYLGAVAGLTIGYTIKYFLDKKYVFIHKQEVIL; encoded by the coding sequence ATGCTCGCCGTTAAATACAGCTTTTTTGCAGCCATTTCCACAATCTTTAACCTGCTTTTTCAGTATCTCACCTTGCTGAGCTATTCCGGATCGGACGCGATTTACATAGCCATGTTCTTTGGAACACTCGCAGGATTAGTGTCCAAATACATTCTTGACAAGAAATATATATTTTATCACACATGCATCAACAAATCGGACAACGCCAAAAAGTTCGTTCTATACTCATTCATGGGCATCTTTACCACTGCTATTTTTTGGATCACTGAATTGGGATGTAATGCGATTGTTGCAAATCCCCATGCAAAATACCTGGGTGCGGTGGCGGGTTTGACCATCGGTTATACCATCAAATATTTTCTGGACAAGAAATATGTGTTCATTCATAAACAGGAAGTGATTCTATGA
- a CDS encoding SDR family oxidoreductase — protein sequence MSRVLIIGAKSDIAQAVAREYAKHGYGLYLAARKSNELEGFARDIAVRTQQPVKTMEIDILDYGSHQSFYDQLKEKPIGVVCAVGYLGTQSIAQDDFKESKLIVDTNFTGIVSLLNIVANDFEKRSTGFIVGISSVAGDRGRKSNYVYGSAKAALTTYLSGLRNRLYDYQVHVMTVKPGFVATKMTEHMPLPGILTAQPEQVAADIYKAQQKKRDVLYTKWYWKWIMLVIRLIPEWIFKRMNLLRASP from the coding sequence ATGAGTCGTGTGCTAATAATAGGGGCAAAAAGTGATATCGCCCAGGCAGTGGCAAGGGAATATGCCAAACATGGCTACGGGCTCTATCTGGCAGCCAGAAAATCCAACGAGTTGGAGGGTTTTGCCAGGGACATCGCGGTCAGGACACAACAGCCTGTCAAGACAATGGAGATCGATATACTGGACTATGGAAGTCATCAATCTTTCTACGATCAACTGAAAGAGAAACCAATTGGCGTGGTATGCGCTGTGGGTTATCTTGGAACTCAGTCCATAGCACAGGACGATTTCAAAGAATCAAAGCTGATTGTGGATACCAATTTTACCGGAATAGTCAGTCTTCTGAATATTGTTGCCAACGACTTTGAAAAAAGAAGTACGGGCTTTATTGTCGGTATCAGTTCAGTAGCAGGAGACCGGGGGCGCAAGAGCAACTATGTATACGGATCTGCAAAAGCAGCCCTCACAACCTATCTATCAGGGCTGAGGAACAGGCTATATGATTACCAAGTGCATGTTATGACAGTAAAGCCAGGATTTGTCGCGACAAAAATGACGGAACATATGCCGTTGCCTGGGATACTTACCGCCCAGCCTGAACAGGTCGCAGCAGATATTTACAAGGCACAGCAAAAGAAAAGGGACGTACTTTACACAAAATGGTATTGGAAATGGATTATGTTGGTCATACGGCTGATTCCAGAATGGATATTTAAGAGAATGAATCTATTAAGGGCATCTCCATAA
- a CDS encoding FAD-binding oxidoreductase — MSLMSWGMYPRIKSSAFRFDTNESLKEIISTHSELISYGNGRSYGDSALGTNILEVRPHNYFLDFDEESGLLHLQAGVLLSEILESFVPRGWFLTITPGTKLITVGGAIASDVHGKNHHVRGCFSECVKDFEIMLASGEIVTCSREKTPELFRATCGGQGLTGVILTARIRLTRIHSSYIDQTTIKSGNLEDTFKAFEEYRDFPYSVAWIDCLAKGADTGRGLLMAGDFRNDGKFSYEKKREHSVPFNFPAVVLNKWSIKVFNRLYYSKAKSGGASQVVDIDDFFYPLDALSHWNRIYGKRGFIQYHFVLPKEHGYQGIKEVLNIVAGKGKGSFLAVLKLCGMANDNYLSFPMEGYSLALDFRIEAGLFQMLDELDQIILKYKGRIYLAKDARVRKEVFEKGYPHVDTFRQYRKNNNMIDTFESSQSKRLEI, encoded by the coding sequence ATGAGCCTTATGAGTTGGGGAATGTACCCCAGGATCAAAAGCTCCGCATTCAGGTTCGATACGAATGAATCGCTTAAAGAAATCATTTCAACACATAGTGAACTGATTTCCTACGGAAACGGCAGGAGCTATGGCGATAGCGCACTAGGCACCAATATCCTTGAAGTCAGACCACACAACTACTTTTTGGATTTTGACGAAGAGAGCGGATTGCTGCATTTACAGGCGGGGGTGCTGCTATCAGAAATACTGGAATCATTCGTGCCACGGGGTTGGTTCCTGACCATCACTCCTGGCACAAAGCTCATTACTGTAGGAGGCGCTATCGCTTCTGATGTACATGGCAAAAATCACCATGTAAGGGGTTGCTTCAGCGAATGCGTTAAAGACTTTGAGATAATGCTTGCCAGTGGAGAAATTGTTACCTGCTCCAGAGAGAAGACTCCTGAGCTTTTTAGAGCCACCTGTGGTGGTCAGGGGTTGACGGGGGTTATTCTTACGGCAAGGATACGCCTAACCAGAATCCACTCAAGCTATATTGATCAAACCACCATTAAGTCCGGAAACCTGGAGGATACCTTCAAAGCCTTTGAGGAATATAGGGACTTTCCATATTCTGTTGCCTGGATTGATTGTCTTGCCAAGGGCGCTGATACCGGCAGAGGCCTTTTGATGGCCGGTGATTTCAGGAATGATGGAAAATTTTCCTATGAAAAAAAACGGGAACATAGTGTCCCATTCAATTTCCCTGCTGTGGTGCTAAACAAGTGGAGCATAAAAGTATTCAACCGACTTTACTATAGTAAGGCAAAAAGTGGGGGCGCATCACAGGTAGTGGATATCGATGACTTTTTTTACCCACTCGACGCTCTTAGTCACTGGAACCGCATATACGGAAAGCGGGGTTTTATCCAATATCATTTCGTCCTGCCCAAAGAGCATGGTTATCAAGGCATAAAAGAAGTACTGAATATTGTGGCCGGAAAGGGAAAGGGGTCATTTCTGGCAGTGCTCAAGCTCTGCGGCATGGCAAACGACAACTACCTCTCTTTTCCAATGGAAGGTTACTCATTGGCGCTGGACTTCAGGATTGAAGCAGGTTTATTCCAAATGCTGGACGAACTGGATCAGATTATTCTGAAATACAAGGGGCGTATCTATCTGGCTAAAGATGCACGTGTACGGAAAGAGGTTTTTGAAAAAGGCTATCCACATGTCGATACTTTCAGGCAATACAGAAAAAACAACAACATGATCGACACATTCGAATCCTCCCAATCAAAACGCCTGGAAATATAG
- a CDS encoding UbiA prenyltransferase family protein yields the protein MNDISTEDRLNISSIVMLMRPYQYIKNFFIFLPLFFASKITDLPLLFDTFIAFLAFSITASSIYILNDYHDIEEDKLHPRKAKRPLSSGKISKPQALLIMLMLLTAGSILMAWVSYKALAILLVYVLSNIVYTVYLKHVAILDVTIIAIGFVLRLFVGSAATDIPLSMWIVIMTFLLALFLALAKRRDDVIIYLDTGKKMRKAVDGYNLQFLDAALAIMSSVTIVSYTIYTTTEEVIERIQNDHLYLTSLFVIIGIMRYLQITFVEKESGSPTHIVMNDRFIQLTLLGWLATFAWMLY from the coding sequence GTGAATGATATAAGCACTGAAGACCGATTAAATATATCAAGCATTGTCATGCTGATGAGACCTTATCAATACATCAAGAATTTTTTTATCTTTCTTCCGCTTTTTTTTGCTTCCAAAATCACAGATTTGCCCTTACTGTTTGACACTTTCATTGCTTTTCTCGCATTTTCCATCACAGCCAGCTCCATCTACATCCTAAACGATTATCATGACATCGAAGAGGACAAGTTACACCCCAGAAAGGCAAAGAGGCCGCTGTCTTCCGGGAAGATTAGCAAACCTCAGGCTCTTCTCATTATGCTGATGCTGCTCACTGCAGGCTCCATTCTAATGGCTTGGGTTTCATATAAGGCTTTAGCTATCCTTCTAGTCTATGTCCTATCGAATATAGTTTATACGGTTTACTTGAAACATGTAGCGATTCTGGATGTCACGATAATTGCCATAGGGTTTGTTCTACGTCTTTTTGTTGGCTCTGCTGCCACAGATATTCCGCTTTCAATGTGGATCGTCATCATGACCTTTTTATTGGCTCTATTTCTTGCACTGGCCAAGCGCAGGGATGATGTAATTATCTATCTCGATACCGGAAAGAAGATGCGTAAGGCGGTTGATGGCTATAATCTTCAGTTCCTTGATGCAGCACTGGCAATCATGAGTTCGGTAACAATTGTGTCATACACCATCTACACAACTACGGAAGAAGTTATAGAGCGCATACAGAATGACCATCTATATCTGACATCTCTTTTTGTCATCATAGGTATCATGCGTTATCTACAGATTACGTTCGTGGAGAAAGAGAGCGGGTCTCCTACTCATATCGTAATGAACGATCGGTTTATACAGCTTACCCTGTTAGGCTGGCTCGCGACCTTTGCATGGATGCTCTATTGA